The Parashewanella spongiae genome has a window encoding:
- a CDS encoding type II toxin-antitoxin system HigB family toxin has product MHVVKKEAFETAKILHPKYAKAIDDTYKVLDKSKPKNPDELKKLFPSLDNFKYVDKWYVIDIGGKKLRLIAFITFLGDGHFYVRHICTHAEYDKIVDEYRTKSKKK; this is encoded by the coding sequence ATGCACGTCGTAAAAAAAGAAGCTTTTGAAACAGCAAAAATTCTGCATCCGAAATATGCAAAAGCTATTGATGATACATATAAGGTACTGGATAAAAGTAAGCCCAAAAACCCAGATGAACTAAAAAAGTTATTCCCGAGTCTCGATAACTTTAAGTATGTAGATAAATGGTATGTGATAGACATTGGTGGAAAAAAACTCAGATTAATTGCTTTTATTACTTTTTTAGGTGATGGGCACTTCTATGTTAGGCATATTTGTACTCATGCCGAATACGACAAAATTGTTGATGAATACAGAACAAAAAGCAAAAAGAAGTAA
- a CDS encoding helix-turn-helix domain-containing protein, with the protein MNLHEMVTAANNAFIALPWIAGIQSRDQYDELMELADELVEDYEKNHTLIELLLPVIHKYEEEADEFKEFKKDIDAIDPAIAMLRVIIDQHQLTYSDFKNEIGGKSLVSMILNGERSLTLSHIKALSLRFGIDKAMFI; encoded by the coding sequence ATGAACTTACATGAAATGGTAACAGCTGCTAATAACGCTTTCATAGCGTTACCTTGGATTGCAGGGATTCAAAGCCGAGATCAATATGACGAGCTAATGGAGCTTGCTGATGAACTTGTAGAAGACTATGAAAAAAATCATACCTTGATTGAGCTATTGCTCCCTGTTATTCATAAGTACGAAGAAGAAGCTGACGAATTTAAAGAGTTTAAAAAAGATATCGACGCCATTGACCCAGCCATCGCTATGTTGAGAGTCATTATCGATCAACATCAATTAACTTATAGCGACTTTAAAAATGAAATTGGGGGAAAGTCTCTCGTATCTATGATACTAAATGGTGAGCGCTCATTAACGCTTAGCCATATTAAAGCCTTATCTTTACGATTTGGAATCGATAAGGCGATGTTTATTTAA
- a CDS encoding DUF1778 domain-containing protein, producing MATARLDIRLDEKIKAKAEKASALLGLKSLTEYIVKLMDEDATHVIAEHESITVEDNIFDQFLAACDKAQEPNTALLDAAKFTKDSGF from the coding sequence ATGGCAACTGCACGTTTAGATATTAGGCTTGATGAAAAGATCAAAGCTAAAGCAGAAAAAGCCTCAGCACTACTAGGGTTAAAAAGCCTTACTGAATATATCGTGAAACTGATGGATGAAGATGCAACTCACGTAATTGCTGAGCATGAAAGTATTACTGTCGAAGACAATATTTTTGATCAATTTCTTGCTGCATGTGATAAGGCGCAAGAACCAAACACTGCGTTATTAGATGCAGCGAAGTTTACCAAGGACAGTGGTTTTTAA
- a CDS encoding relaxase/mobilization nuclease domain-containing protein has translation MTNLLRDQISGLLSGDVRLKSNRIKSLRHYNKKPPEVMVKISGHCKNMAHIQSHFEYISRNGQLDVEDELGQVYQDTDDLHQMAKQWCSDTSSTKPNTRHTTHIVLSMPNGTEPYAVKKAARAFAKNTFADNYQYVFALHTDTDSPHVHLTIKNLGFDGKRLHIRKGLGVDLLDRRKA, from the coding sequence ATGACTAACCTATTGCGAGATCAAATATCTGGCTTACTTTCTGGTGATGTGAGGCTCAAATCTAACCGTATAAAATCACTTCGGCATTACAATAAAAAACCGCCTGAAGTTATGGTTAAAATCAGCGGCCATTGCAAAAACATGGCGCATATTCAAAGCCACTTTGAGTACATCAGTCGTAACGGCCAGCTTGATGTTGAAGACGAGCTTGGACAAGTTTACCAAGACACTGACGACTTACATCAAATGGCAAAACAATGGTGCAGCGATACCAGTTCAACCAAGCCAAACACACGCCATACGACTCATATAGTGCTTTCCATGCCCAACGGCACTGAACCTTATGCCGTAAAAAAAGCCGCCAGAGCTTTTGCTAAAAATACCTTTGCTGACAATTACCAATATGTCTTTGCCTTACACACTGACACCGACAGCCCACACGTTCACCTCACTATTAAAAACTTAGGTTTTGATGGTAAACGATTGCATATTAGAAAGGGATTGGGTGTAGATCTTTTAGATCGACGAAAAGCATGA
- a CDS encoding GNAT family N-acetyltransferase has product MQRVTTVLQNTVIKTKAMKHMQAGISRTMILPAKLPLLNQKYPICSFYSIAPSSINRSTLPEKYGKKLPHYPIPVFLIAQLAVHKEFHSTGLGKISLIKALEYLWEVNAHMRAFAVVVDCLNDAAQNFYAKYGFEVLCDHNGRTRMYLPMKTVKQIFEP; this is encoded by the coding sequence ATGCAAAGAGTGACAACTGTCTTGCAAAACACCGTTATCAAAACTAAAGCGATGAAACATATGCAGGCTGGTATTAGCAGAACCATGATACTGCCTGCAAAACTTCCATTACTGAATCAAAAGTATCCAATTTGCTCATTTTACTCCATTGCTCCCAGCAGTATTAACAGAAGCACTTTACCTGAGAAGTACGGAAAAAAACTACCTCACTATCCAATTCCTGTTTTTCTTATTGCTCAGCTTGCTGTTCATAAAGAATTTCACAGTACAGGTTTAGGAAAAATAAGCCTTATTAAAGCCCTAGAATATTTATGGGAAGTGAATGCTCATATGAGGGCTTTTGCTGTTGTCGTAGATTGTTTAAATGATGCTGCACAAAACTTTTACGCCAAATATGGTTTTGAGGTATTGTGTGACCACAATGGTCGTACGAGAATGTATCTTCCAATGAAGACTGTTAAGCAGATATTTGAGCCATAA
- the mobC gene encoding plasmid mobilization relaxosome protein MobC: protein MGVNLTKTLLSEVEKSNWKNFCNSHGMSEAEMLRMLINRVSPEASNTDHFRENRNDKVTVRLSNENHKKLSYRAKSEGYLSDTSWVNASVMANLYREPILTQEEMGVLRDSNRQLAAIGRNLNQIARVLNIEFRESDKITKSMIQGLSEQINEHKNKVYKLLHQNRHRWNIHD from the coding sequence ATGGGAGTCAATTTAACTAAAACTCTGTTATCTGAAGTTGAAAAATCTAACTGGAAAAACTTCTGTAATTCGCATGGAATGAGCGAAGCAGAAATGTTGCGGATGTTGATCAATCGAGTATCACCTGAAGCTTCAAATACCGATCACTTTCGTGAGAACCGAAACGACAAAGTTACTGTCAGGCTCTCAAATGAGAACCACAAAAAGCTCAGCTATCGAGCGAAGTCAGAAGGCTACCTAAGTGACACAAGTTGGGTAAATGCTTCCGTCATGGCAAATTTGTACCGTGAGCCAATACTCACTCAAGAAGAAATGGGAGTTTTACGAGATTCCAACCGCCAACTTGCAGCTATTGGCCGAAACCTAAATCAAATAGCCAGAGTGCTTAATATTGAATTCAGAGAAAGTGACAAGATCACTAAATCAATGATTCAAGGTTTATCAGAGCAAATTAACGAACATAAAAATAAAGTCTACAAACTGCTCCACCAAAACCGACATCGCTGGAATATTCATGACTAA
- a CDS encoding IS3 family transposase (programmed frameshift), whose translation MTHYSIERKEAVLSKMLPPHNMTIAAISREEGISVHTLYYWRDKAKEAGHPVPGKTLNTDNWSAEAKLAVVIETAIMTESQLNQYCREKGIFKEQVKQWKQDCLGGFQSSTAQKVKAKKQAKLDKSEIKSLKLDLRRKEKALAETTALLVLRKKLNLLWEGRKRGELTPLNLRQQLIELIQEACRAGARLEPACKEVPLSKRTYRRWYKDGQVQKDLRPDSVRPEPQSKLSEQERQLILDTCNQNEYASLPPSQIVPSLLDKGIYIASESSFYRVLKQHNQLNRRGREKEVKKRSKPKSYKASKPNQIWSWDITYCASIIKGKFYYLYMFEDIYSRKIVGYEVHEQECGIKAAELIQRTMLREQCFNTPLILHSDNGAPMKSFTMKAKLEELGVTPSLSRPSVSNDNPYSEALFRTLKYRPDWPAKGFASLEEAQDWVESFVQWYNKEHKHSKINYVTPQERHEERDNLVLMKRKEVLKSAKAEHPSRWSGDVRNCEPAGDVMLNPDNENDTEKDEKNVA comes from the exons ATGACACATTATTCAATTGAACGTAAAGAAGCTGTACTGAGTAAAATGCTTCCTCCACACAATATGACAATCGCTGCGATTTCAAGAGAAGAAGGCATTTCTGTACATACCCTGTATTATTGGCGAGATAAAGCAAAAGAAGCAGGACATCCAGTGCCAGGGAAAACCTTAAATACAGACAATTGGTCAGCCGAAGCAAAGCTAGCTGTTGTCATTGAAACCGCAATAATGACTGAATCTCAGTTAAATCAGTATTGTCGTGAGAAAGGAATATTTAAAGAGCAAGTCAAGCAATGGAAACAAGATTGCCTCGGTGGTTTTCAGTCAAGCACAGCGCAAAAAGTAAAAGCAAAAAAACAGGCTAAACTCGACAAATCTGAGATTAAATCACTGAAATTAGATCTAAGACGAAAGGAAAAAGCCTTAGCAGAAACAACGGCTTTGTTGGTGCTAAGAAAAAAGCTCAACCTCTTATGGGAGG GACGAAAACGAGGAGAATTAACGCCACTGAATCTAAGGCAGCAACTTATCGAATTAATCCAAGAAGCGTGCCGTGCAGGTGCGAGACTAGAACCTGCTTGTAAGGAAGTTCCGTTGAGCAAAAGAACCTATCGCCGTTGGTATAAAGATGGTCAAGTTCAAAAAGATTTGCGCCCTGACTCGGTTCGCCCCGAGCCTCAAAGCAAGTTGTCTGAGCAGGAACGTCAGCTGATTTTAGATACCTGTAATCAAAATGAATATGCCAGTTTGCCACCGTCACAAATTGTTCCGTCTTTGTTGGATAAAGGGATTTATATTGCGTCAGAGTCGAGCTTCTATCGAGTGCTAAAGCAACATAACCAACTTAATCGTCGAGGCCGAGAAAAAGAAGTGAAAAAGAGAAGCAAACCAAAGAGCTACAAGGCATCAAAGCCGAATCAGATTTGGTCATGGGACATCACTTATTGTGCGTCGATCATCAAAGGTAAGTTCTATTATCTGTATATGTTTGAAGATATTTACAGCCGAAAAATAGTTGGTTATGAAGTCCATGAACAAGAGTGTGGAATTAAGGCCGCAGAGCTTATACAGAGGACGATGTTACGAGAGCAATGCTTTAATACACCACTGATTTTGCACTCAGATAATGGTGCGCCAATGAAGTCTTTTACTATGAAAGCAAAGCTAGAAGAATTAGGCGTTACACCATCATTGAGTCGCCCAAGTGTGAGTAATGATAATCCTTACTCTGAAGCATTATTCAGAACATTAAAGTACCGCCCAGACTGGCCGGCGAAAGGTTTCGCAAGCTTAGAAGAGGCTCAAGATTGGGTTGAAAGCTTTGTACAGTGGTACAACAAAGAACATAAACACAGCAAGATCAATTACGTCACCCCTCAAGAGAGGCATGAAGAGAGAGACAATTTGGTATTAATGAAGCGAAAAGAAGTATTGAAGTCTGCAAAAGCTGAGCATCCATCTCGCTGGTCGGGTGATGTTAGGAACTGCGAACCTGCTGGGGATGTGATGTTAAACCCAGATAATGAAAACGATACTGAGAAAGATGAAAAAAATGTAGCTTAA
- a CDS encoding Fic/DOC family N-terminal domain-containing protein: protein MPISSLPLINIEQWETRVVLKKSAEAHRYLAELKGIAASIPNEAILINTLSLQEAKDSSEVENIVTTHDELYKANLFEEVVTNLVVHSRTNNDRMVIS from the coding sequence ATGCCTATATCATCGTTACCACTTATTAACATTGAGCAATGGGAAACCAGAGTTGTTTTAAAAAAATCAGCTGAAGCTCATCGTTACTTAGCAGAACTAAAAGGCATTGCAGCAAGTATCCCTAATGAAGCTATTCTGATCAATACGCTATCTTTGCAGGAAGCAAAGGACAGTTCAGAAGTTGAAAATATCGTGACAACGCATGATGAGCTGTATAAAGCGAATCTATTTGAAGAAGTGGTAACTAACCTAGTAGTCCATTCAAGAACAAATAATGACCGAATGGTTATATCCTAA
- a CDS encoding ISKra4 family transposase yields MKLAYSNSLEFSFFSEAKLKFERIISHLEDKQVKKESHGEVEAYIDTEGTELLRCLLQGFLDIKTAEEPRQQVCSNRDIALNHLKNNCKRNLESLFGTVTMHRKGYSQRRCDNVFPMDGELNLSKDKYSDGVRLRLATEAVQGSYDDAVSSIDTTTDAHVPKRQARQIVQDIAQDFDGFYLQQRYLKPENTSDLLVLTMDGKGIVMQPNSLREGTQKAVKQQKLKGRLSAGEKKDRKRMAEVAAVYTTKPLHRTPESIMSRNDNSNVRPLRVPPRNKRVWSSVERSAATVIEEAFLEALERDPTQSRQWVVLVDGHPHQLKQIYRVMKKLNINATVVMDFIHVLEYLWKAAWCLFEKDDPEVEDWIEKRATEILRGNASQVAKGLGISATKRKLKQREGINKCIGYLLKNKSRLEYGKALEQGFPIASGVIEGACRHLINDKLDITGARWSLEGAEAILKLRSLRSSGDLEEYWEYHKKQSKQRLYRYG; encoded by the coding sequence ATGAAACTAGCATACTCAAACTCACTCGAATTTTCATTCTTTTCTGAAGCCAAATTGAAATTTGAGCGTATTATTTCGCACCTCGAAGACAAACAAGTTAAGAAAGAGAGCCATGGAGAAGTTGAAGCCTATATCGATACCGAAGGAACTGAGTTGTTGCGGTGTTTATTGCAGGGTTTCTTAGATATCAAAACCGCTGAAGAGCCCCGTCAGCAAGTTTGTTCCAACCGTGACATTGCATTGAATCATTTGAAAAATAACTGCAAACGAAATTTAGAAAGTTTATTTGGTACCGTAACGATGCATCGAAAAGGTTACAGTCAACGTCGGTGTGATAACGTGTTTCCAATGGATGGTGAGCTGAATCTTTCGAAAGACAAATACTCTGATGGTGTACGCCTAAGACTCGCTACAGAAGCAGTCCAAGGCTCATATGATGATGCAGTAAGCTCAATAGATACCACCACAGATGCGCACGTGCCCAAGCGACAAGCAAGGCAAATTGTGCAGGATATTGCACAAGATTTTGATGGTTTTTATCTCCAGCAGAGATACCTTAAGCCAGAAAACACATCTGATTTACTGGTATTGACTATGGATGGAAAAGGCATCGTTATGCAACCTAATAGCTTGAGAGAGGGCACGCAAAAAGCAGTGAAACAACAGAAGCTCAAAGGACGCCTAAGTGCTGGAGAAAAAAAAGACCGCAAACGAATGGCAGAAGTTGCAGCGGTATACACCACCAAGCCTTTGCATCGTACCCCAGAATCAATCATGTCTAGAAATGATAATTCAAATGTTCGTCCATTACGTGTGCCACCAAGAAATAAACGTGTGTGGTCAAGCGTAGAAAGAAGCGCTGCGACTGTGATTGAAGAAGCATTTTTAGAAGCTCTGGAACGAGACCCAACTCAAAGCCGTCAGTGGGTTGTACTCGTTGATGGTCATCCTCATCAGCTAAAACAAATTTATCGGGTGATGAAGAAACTCAACATCAATGCAACGGTGGTCATGGATTTCATCCATGTGCTTGAATATCTCTGGAAAGCGGCGTGGTGCTTATTTGAAAAAGATGATCCAGAAGTCGAAGATTGGATAGAAAAGCGAGCGACTGAAATCTTACGAGGTAATGCGTCACAAGTAGCAAAAGGCCTTGGGATCAGTGCAACAAAACGGAAATTAAAACAACGAGAAGGCATTAATAAGTGCATCGGTTATCTATTGAAAAATAAATCAAGATTAGAATACGGTAAAGCGTTAGAGCAGGGTTTCCCAATTGCTAGCGGTGTCATTGAGGGAGCTTGTCGTCATCTGATTAATGATAAGTTGGATATCACTGGAGCGAGATGGAGCCTTGAAGGTGCAGAAGCTATATTAAAACTTAGGTCGTTAAGATCGAGTGGTGATCTTGAAGAGTATTGG